From Hydrogenimonas thermophila:
CCCTTATATAAATGAGTTATAAAATTATTTTACTAAAAAAACCTTTTTAAACTATTGATATAGATCAAACTGATAAAATAGTACTATAAACATTTTACTAACAAAGGAAAAAAGTGGCATATTTCCCTGCTTTTATAAACTTAAATAATAAAAAAGTTCTTTTGGTAGGAGCAGGAAATATTGCCGGAGAAAAACTTGAAAAACTTCTTATCTTTACTAAAAATATAACTGTAATAGCACCTGAAGTTTCAGACAAAGTAAAAATATTGGTTGAAGAAAACAGACTAACGCTACATAAACGAAAATATTTACAAAAAGATATAGAAAGCTTTTCTGTTGTTATTGTAGCAGTAGATGATCTTTCAATGCAAAAGGAGATTTACGAAGAGTGTCAAAAGCATAATATTTTATGCAATAGTGTAGATTCAGTTGAGTATTGTGACTTTATCTTTCCCTCATACATAAAAAAAGGCTCTTTAACCATTGCTATCTCTACATCTGGTTCTTCACCATCAGTAGCAAAATATCTTAGACTTGCTATTGAGAATTTAATTCCTGACTCTATAGAGTCTTTTTTAGATGAGATGAAAAAAATTCGCTCAACACTCCCAAAAGG
This genomic window contains:
- a CDS encoding precorrin-2 dehydrogenase/sirohydrochlorin ferrochelatase family protein — protein: MAYFPAFINLNNKKVLLVGAGNIAGEKLEKLLIFTKNITVIAPEVSDKVKILVEENRLTLHKRKYLQKDIESFSVVIVAVDDLSMQKEIYEECQKHNILCNSVDSVEYCDFIFPSYIKKGSLTIAISTSGSSPSVAKYLRLAIENLIPDSIESFLDEMKKIRSTLPKGKERMKLLDEKAKKYIDTIFKFTQH